In Desulfomonile tiedjei DSM 6799, a genomic segment contains:
- a CDS encoding rubrerythrin family protein, with translation MTKTNDNLAAAFAGESQANRKYLAFAKKADKDGFPGVAKLFRAAADAETIHAHNHFEVLGGINSTLDNLKAAFQGEHYEFSSMYPEFLATSKEEKQGAATKSFHWANEVEKVHGELYSQAVKAVESGKDITVSAYYVCDKCGYTIGDAAPDKCPVCGAKKDEFHLVA, from the coding sequence ATGACAAAGACGAACGACAACTTGGCAGCAGCATTTGCAGGAGAATCTCAGGCTAACCGCAAGTATCTCGCATTTGCAAAGAAGGCCGACAAAGACGGTTTTCCCGGAGTAGCCAAACTCTTCAGAGCTGCGGCCGATGCTGAAACAATCCATGCTCACAACCATTTTGAAGTGCTCGGAGGCATCAACTCTACTCTGGACAACCTCAAAGCAGCTTTTCAGGGCGAACACTACGAATTTTCCAGCATGTACCCCGAATTTCTTGCCACATCGAAAGAAGAGAAACAAGGCGCAGCCACGAAGTCATTTCACTGGGCCAACGAAGTGGAGAAGGTTCACGGCGAACTTTACAGCCAGGCCGTAAAAGCAGTGGAAAGCGGCAAAGACATCACCGTTTCGGCATACTATGTCTGTGATAAATGCGGGTACACCATCGGCGATGCGGCTCCCGATAAATGCCCCGTATGTGGTGCGAAGAAAGACGAGTTCCATCTGGTTGCCTGA
- a CDS encoding Fur family transcriptional regulator: MFTRRMTKQRQVVLEELKKLTSHPTAEELHQIVRHRLPGISIATVYRNLEILCEEGNAQKIDVAGTRRRFDGDTSTHYHVRCARCGRVEDLPIDPFPQIEETARKNCKHRVLTHRVEVVGICPDCEHLERDALTF; the protein is encoded by the coding sequence GTGTTCACACGCAGAATGACCAAACAGCGGCAGGTTGTGCTGGAAGAGTTGAAAAAACTCACGTCGCACCCTACGGCTGAAGAGCTGCATCAAATAGTCCGGCATCGCCTGCCGGGTATCAGTATTGCCACCGTGTACCGAAACCTCGAAATCCTGTGCGAGGAAGGCAACGCTCAGAAGATCGATGTCGCAGGAACACGCAGGCGTTTCGACGGGGACACCAGCACCCATTACCATGTGCGTTGTGCACGTTGTGGAAGAGTTGAGGATCTGCCAATAGACCCATTTCCTCAGATTGAAGAGACAGCTCGGAAAAACTGCAAACATCGCGTCCTTACCCATCGAGTGGAAGTGGTAGGAATCTGTCCTGATTGCGAACATCTCGAACGAGATGCTCTTACTTTTTGA
- a CDS encoding APC family permease produces MKTIVLVLLNVSLIGAFFILLRKTNLLYYSQGGRIWLTWLAVAVITLMDELTSVFYAPAEAYRFIGPSAIFFIAFTAVFIHYMTTRLVEIAEILEFHGIFGGGVYSFSYLVLGPVVSFVAVASIMVDYILTACISAVSAVENATSFFAFSHSFKMMTAITIVWAIAGLNIIGIKENARFTFSVFIFATIIFLNLIVSGFLSMDGESLTRLEQAVEHAGHRMNTGSIFSGYGIFIASVASCVLAYSGVESVLQTAGLVRTWREIGRAYIFLAVTVGVVTPVVAALALSAPIDFRAHEGDLITHYATMINGVPFGVAVAILASLTLIMAINTAFVASSELLERVAERYGFSWLITPNRNDSLYRIHLINAAFFSVIILITRGSQMILADMYALGLIASFCINMGSLIIYRYFMGTKEIKPFSTNRFVTVVFLVVFLSCFFFLAWMKPHGTELWATITGIVLLAGLMIAKRRAPEIKAAEQSDSQMDMILHLSESVDPEVHIYFRRPREEAIKQVRQNEAYVTYFNPRRGAPNRLSSNHFRFVAERRSVYQHMVDLLKVVEYELTGRSVVVHFGWPMSSWLDRISIGVMVFNVMRLPKQFPRFKFEIYYPGQVYKGTN; encoded by the coding sequence ATGAAAACCATCGTCCTGGTGCTACTCAATGTATCGCTGATCGGTGCGTTTTTCATTCTGTTACGCAAGACGAATCTTCTCTACTACTCCCAGGGCGGACGTATCTGGTTGACGTGGCTCGCTGTGGCAGTCATCACCCTCATGGACGAGCTGACTTCGGTGTTCTACGCTCCTGCCGAGGCCTACCGTTTCATCGGCCCCAGTGCTATTTTCTTTATCGCGTTTACTGCCGTGTTTATTCACTACATGACGACACGGTTGGTTGAAATAGCAGAAATACTGGAATTTCACGGGATATTCGGCGGGGGCGTGTACTCGTTTTCTTATCTGGTCCTGGGACCGGTAGTCTCTTTCGTTGCCGTTGCTTCCATTATGGTCGATTACATTTTGACGGCGTGTATTTCAGCGGTCAGCGCTGTGGAGAATGCGACTTCATTTTTCGCATTTTCGCACTCTTTCAAGATGATGACAGCGATAACCATCGTGTGGGCTATCGCTGGACTCAATATTATCGGGATAAAGGAGAATGCGCGGTTCACGTTCTCTGTCTTCATTTTCGCTACAATCATCTTCCTTAATCTCATTGTGTCGGGTTTTCTGTCCATGGACGGAGAATCTCTGACCCGCCTGGAGCAAGCTGTCGAGCACGCCGGTCACAGAATGAACACCGGGTCGATTTTTTCGGGCTACGGCATCTTTATCGCTTCAGTGGCAAGCTGCGTTTTGGCGTACTCTGGCGTGGAATCCGTTCTTCAGACAGCAGGATTGGTCCGTACCTGGCGGGAGATAGGACGAGCATACATCTTTCTCGCCGTTACTGTCGGCGTTGTAACCCCCGTGGTTGCCGCTTTGGCTTTATCTGCTCCCATTGATTTTCGCGCTCATGAAGGCGACCTCATAACTCATTATGCCACCATGATAAACGGCGTTCCATTCGGCGTCGCGGTTGCCATATTGGCCAGCCTCACTCTTATTATGGCTATTAACACGGCTTTTGTCGCTTCCAGCGAATTGTTGGAGCGTGTTGCCGAACGATACGGATTTTCCTGGCTCATTACACCGAATCGGAATGACTCGCTCTATCGCATTCATCTCATAAATGCCGCTTTTTTTTCCGTCATCATCCTCATCACCCGAGGCAGTCAGATGATCCTGGCCGATATGTATGCCTTGGGCTTGATCGCCAGTTTCTGCATCAACATGGGATCTTTGATCATTTATCGCTATTTCATGGGCACGAAGGAGATAAAGCCGTTTTCCACAAACCGTTTTGTGACAGTCGTATTTCTTGTGGTCTTCCTGAGTTGCTTCTTCTTCCTTGCGTGGATGAAGCCGCACGGTACGGAATTGTGGGCAACCATCACCGGCATAGTCCTCTTGGCCGGGCTTATGATAGCGAAAAGAAGGGCCCCTGAGATAAAAGCAGCGGAACAAAGCGATTCCCAGATGGACATGATCCTGCATCTGAGTGAATCCGTCGATCCGGAAGTGCACATCTATTTTCGAAGACCCCGAGAGGAAGCTATCAAGCAGGTAAGACAAAATGAAGCCTATGTGACCTATTTTAATCCTCGAAGAGGCGCTCCGAATAGGCTTTCGTCAAATCACTTCAGGTTTGTTGCCGAGCGACGAAGCGTGTACCAGCATATGGTGGACTTGCTCAAAGTGGTGGAATACGAACTGACCGGTCGAAGCGTGGTGGTGCACTTCGGTTGGCCCATGTCCTCCTGGTTGGACCGCATATCCATCGGAGTAATGGTATTCAACGTCATGCGACTTCCAAAACAGTTTCCCCGGTTCAAATTCGAAATTTACTATCCCGGACAAGTTTACAAGGGGACGAATTGA